CTGCTTTAACAATCGCATTAAAAGAAGGTATTGAAATAAAGGGACAATATGAAAGCATAAAGAAAATATTGAAAAATCTAAAAATGTTTAGTTTTATGGATGATAAGAAGAATATATACTGGTTAGGGCGAGTTAGATTTGAAGAATATATAGGATTAGAACAAAGTAATAATTATAAGAGTAGAGCAAGTTGGTGTTACGGTGCACCCGGAATAGCAAGAGTAATATATTTGGCAGGCGAAACTATTAATGACAAAGATAGTACTCTAATTGCCATAAAATCCCTGGAGGCAATTTGTAAAATGGATGAAAATGAATGGAAATTAGAGAGTCCTACTTTTTGTCATGGTTATTCTGGTTTATTAGCAATTATTCAAGCAATGTATATAGATACAAATAATAATATATTTGATAACACAAGAAAAAAGATACTAGATAAAATTATAAGTTTGTATAATAAAAATGCCCTCTTAGGATTTTATAATATTGATGTTGACGAAAAAAATTATCTTAAGAAAGAGTACCAATTAGTAAAATCTAATAATATATTTTTATTATCAGGTTCTATTGGAGTTATACTAACTCTATTATCACTTATAAAACCAATAAAAACAAATTGGATGAGGCATTTTTTAATAAGATAACAACTTGGTAATTTAGTTAAAATATTAGGAGCGAACAGAAATGCTGATCCTTGTAATATATAAAAATCAAGTTCTTTGAGTTTTCAAGAGGATTCTCATCACAGATAGGGGATGTTTTGTGATAAAAAAATTGCATAATTACTTAATAAATATATCTATGTTTAAATTTATTTTAATTACTTCAATAGTGCCCTGCTTTATATCATACATTATTCTTTTCTTAATAAAAAACTTTATAAGACAACTTCCTAATGATATTATTGAAATTAACAATTTATTAATAACAAATGTACCATTTGCTATTAATGGTATTTTGTTTGCGCCATTAATTGAAACATTAATATTTCAGGTTATAATAATAGGTATATTTTTATATTATTCATATTCTAAAACCATACAAATAATTGCAGTAATTGTATCCTCAATATGCTTTGCAATCCCTCACTTTTTTAATACCAATGATGTGATCTGGGGATTACTTTGGGCAGTACAAGCTGGAGTTAAAGGATTGATTTTTGGATATGCATTTATTGTATATTTTTTCAAATCAAAAAGAATTGATATAGCTGGTTTTGTAGTATTTTCAGAACATTCAATTAATAATTTGTTAGGTATAGTAATAACTCTTATATTTTACAAATTACTTTAATATAGGATGACCTAAAGTAGACCCCTTTGTCAAAACAAATTTTTAACATACTTATGTTAGGCTATGATTAAAATATATTTCAGCAAATTCAAAATTATAATTTTTCTTCATAAT
This window of the Clostridium kluyveri DSM 555 genome carries:
- a CDS encoding type II CAAX prenyl endopeptidase Rce1 family protein; protein product: MIKKLHNYLINISMFKFILITSIVPCFISYIILFLIKNFIRQLPNDIIEINNLLITNVPFAINGILFAPLIETLIFQVIIIGIFLYYSYSKTIQIIAVIVSSICFAIPHFFNTNDVIWGLLWAVQAGVKGLIFGYAFIVYFFKSKRIDIAGFVVFSEHSINNLLGIVITLIFYKLL
- a CDS encoding lanthionine synthetase C family protein; the protein is MKICVGSHIINLGLSHGITGPLAALTIALKEGIEIKGQYESIKKILKNLKMFSFMDDKKNIYWLGRVRFEEYIGLEQSNNYKSRASWCYGAPGIARVIYLAGETINDKDSTLIAIKSLEAICKMDENEWKLESPTFCHGYSGLLAIIQAMYIDTNNNIFDNTRKKILDKIISLYNKNALLGFYNIDVDEKNYLKKEYQLVKSNNIFLLSGSIGVILTLLSLIKPIKTNWMRHFLIR